The Bacillus xiapuensis genome window below encodes:
- the hemQ gene encoding hydrogen peroxide-dependent heme synthase, translated as MSEAAKTLEGWYCLHDFRLIDWTTWKMLSSDERQAAIHEYQQFLNKLNQVHEAKEGSHAFYSVTGQKADFMLMILRPTMEELNAVETEFNKLKIADYTIPSYSYVSVVELSNYLSSDEDPYQNPQIRARLYPELPRANYICFYPMDKRRQGEDNWYMLPMKERGALMRSHGMIGRKYAGLVKQVITGSVGFDDYEWGVTLFADDVLQFKKLVYEMRFDEVSARYGEFGSFFVGHLLDGDKFEQMLQVN; from the coding sequence ATGAGCGAAGCAGCAAAAACACTTGAAGGCTGGTATTGTCTGCATGATTTTCGCCTCATCGACTGGACCACTTGGAAGATGCTCTCCAGCGATGAGCGCCAAGCCGCGATTCATGAATACCAACAATTTTTAAACAAGCTGAATCAAGTGCATGAAGCCAAGGAAGGCAGCCATGCATTTTACAGCGTGACCGGTCAAAAAGCGGACTTCATGCTCATGATCCTTCGCCCAACGATGGAAGAGCTCAATGCTGTCGAGACGGAATTTAACAAGTTAAAAATAGCTGATTATACGATTCCAAGCTATTCCTACGTTTCGGTTGTTGAATTGAGCAATTACTTATCTTCTGATGAGGACCCGTACCAAAATCCGCAAATTCGTGCCCGCTTGTATCCTGAGCTTCCCCGAGCAAATTATATTTGCTTCTATCCAATGGATAAGCGCCGCCAAGGTGAAGACAACTGGTACATGCTCCCAATGAAAGAGCGCGGCGCGTTAATGCGCAGCCACGGAATGATTGGCCGCAAATACGCCGGCCTCGTAAAGCAAGTCATCACCGGTTCTGTCGGATTTGACGATTACGAATGGGGCGTGACTTTATTCGCTGATGACGTCCTTCAATTTAAAAAGCTAGTATACGAAATGCGCTTTGATGAGGTCAGCGCCCGCTATGGCGAATTCGGTTCCTTCTTCGTCGGCCACCTGCTCGATGGCGATAAGTTCGAACAGATGCTGCAGGTCAACTAA
- a CDS encoding cell wall hydrolase — protein MGVVPYNEEDVKLLARLMRAEAEGEGPLGMLMVGNVGVNRTRADCLDFKDIRTIRAMVFQRPGGFEATIKGYFYQRARQKDINLARKTIKGGRYHPASYSLWFFKPTGSCPAQWFSQNNTGRFKSHCFFAPTYSACPSVY, from the coding sequence TTGGGAGTTGTTCCTTACAATGAAGAGGATGTGAAGCTATTAGCCCGGTTAATGAGAGCAGAAGCGGAAGGCGAAGGTCCTTTGGGGATGCTGATGGTCGGCAATGTCGGCGTCAACCGCACGCGCGCCGATTGCCTTGATTTTAAAGATATCCGCACAATCCGTGCCATGGTATTTCAACGGCCTGGAGGATTTGAAGCCACCATAAAGGGATACTTCTACCAGCGCGCCAGACAAAAAGATATCAACCTTGCGCGTAAAACCATTAAGGGCGGCCGCTATCATCCAGCCTCGTATTCGTTATGGTTCTTCAAGCCTACGGGGAGCTGCCCGGCACAATGGTTCAGTCAAAACAACACCGGCCGATTCAAGTCGCATTGTTTCTTTGCCCCAACGTATTCAGCCTGTCCAAGTGTCTATTAA
- the gerQ gene encoding spore coat protein GerQ, protein MKQPSATPYMYSMPATYQQNPMYMYPSGTTLPAAGGTPAPAAGQTVPGMLPTEESYIENILRLNRGKVATVYMTFENNREWNAKIFKGVIEAAGRDHLVLSDPQTGRRYLLPMVYLDYITFDEEIEYQYPFGGGQMATYPPR, encoded by the coding sequence ATGAAGCAACCATCTGCTACACCATATATGTATAGCATGCCGGCTACTTATCAGCAAAATCCAATGTATATGTACCCATCTGGAACTACCCTTCCTGCTGCAGGAGGAACTCCTGCACCTGCTGCCGGACAAACCGTGCCAGGCATGCTGCCGACAGAAGAGTCTTATATTGAAAATATATTGAGACTAAACCGCGGAAAAGTCGCCACCGTCTATATGACGTTCGAAAATAACCGCGAGTGGAACGCTAAGATCTTCAAAGGAGTGATTGAAGCCGCCGGCCGCGATCACTTAGTACTGAGCGATCCGCAAACAGGCCGCCGCTACTTGCTGCCGATGGTTTACTTAGATTACATTACGTTTGACGAAGAAATTGAATATCAATACCCATTCGGCGGCGGGCAAATGGCTACTTACCCGCCGCGATGA
- a CDS encoding DUF423 domain-containing protein, translating to MKTFIIIGAINAFLSVALGAFGAHGLEGKVAPKYLDIWKTGVQYQMFHAAGLMIVGLLMGQIPASAFLTWSGWLMLIGIILFSGSLYILTLTQISVLGAITPLGGVAFLAGWVLLVLAVLKLS from the coding sequence ATGAAAACATTTATCATTATTGGCGCAATCAACGCCTTTTTATCAGTTGCGTTAGGAGCATTTGGCGCTCATGGACTGGAGGGAAAGGTCGCGCCTAAATATCTGGATATTTGGAAAACAGGCGTGCAGTACCAAATGTTTCATGCCGCCGGTCTTATGATTGTGGGGCTGCTTATGGGGCAAATTCCCGCCAGCGCCTTTCTTACGTGGTCCGGCTGGCTGATGCTGATTGGGATTATTTTATTCTCCGGCAGCTTGTATATCTTGACATTGACACAAATCAGCGTTCTTGGCGCAATTACTCCACTCGGCGGCGTGGCTTTTTTAGCCGGTTGGGTGCTGCTTGTTCTTGCTGTGCTGAAACTGTCATGA
- a CDS encoding YwdI family protein: MDISHQSVLDRIEKEIRQARQAETSDAIKRHIHTMKALCEVMLEASEEGRGAAAPVPGSQVQQPTIHQGGKKLTTDDGANGESIFDF; this comes from the coding sequence ATGGATATTTCGCATCAATCTGTGCTGGATAGAATTGAAAAGGAAATTCGACAGGCGCGGCAGGCTGAAACAAGCGATGCCATCAAACGGCATATACATACGATGAAAGCGCTGTGTGAAGTGATGCTTGAAGCGTCCGAAGAGGGAAGAGGCGCCGCTGCTCCCGTTCCCGGCAGTCAAGTCCAGCAGCCAACCATCCATCAGGGAGGTAAGAAGCTGACAACAGATGACGGAGCAAATGGGGAGTCGATCTTTGATTTTTAA